In a single window of the Zea mays cultivar B73 chromosome 5, Zm-B73-REFERENCE-NAM-5.0, whole genome shotgun sequence genome:
- the LOC103625998 gene encoding uncharacterized protein produces MSIAAVRSSSPGPSPRPCCGLRRSADSSPFRPAVSPLDSPQRSSSVCKNSGRASPRTWGAEKENDPRDAAPAASARTHKVRSSGGGGGGAKSFMAPTISASSKAVAPAFTPRKKVFGERNNDAVPSSPVDLAHSSKPRAAHPLLPEEALGVPRRLRLSLDGASALPSAAGPVVSRGAPSFGGDEAAVMVENPAVSESHHDVALADAEVVAAPYDPKTNYLSPRPRYLRYQPNRRLEIYRHGGGSVRGLEDMFASQSSSEEVDTATTTEEEVSGEGQPDDSSEEETSAMAPPPEARAQSTAPALDRLLLPQPALDSPLARVLTPEPKESPRAGGVLIPERERAVSPARARPKKKRSPVRFLLAPLALVLLMAAAFVCVPPPPGYPVMLNTSMSKVSVLLSVQELHPVELAARLKQWSSSSLDFVTSYWEAIASYQERPVLGPHLAANVTAAAAEVDADYAVGFYYSAAQTSPTSLELGTHDVVSENDTEMIAGPDVEDPVTCDDPDAEPIDDIEMEQEDLSEVPSAMEEVNVDAVVEEFDDEMAEEVSGGSSGEETAAFIQNSDIPSQSTPEPEQAKGIDEVSLQQDVQTEDSEDHADGKEDQPAQHGQKLGSDMWSSYLDKVSDPAAIGAALAAIIVAAVVAFLYMRQKQTRVASNEPAEQVEQVEQVERVEQVEQVDQVETLSDSGSSQGHVVAKGSLFHSPGVEASGPSQYSSSLSSGLGRRRNTKGEGLEPVVSRRDSTAQSTSSYGSFTTYQKIPAKKGNKEDEAMTPVRRSSRLRNVKTPES; encoded by the exons ATGTCGATTGCGGCGGTCAGATCCTCGTCCCCGGGCCCGTCGCCGAGGCCGTGCTGCGGCCTCAGGAGGAGCGCTGATTCCAGCCCCTTCAGGCCCGCCGTGTCCCCACTCG ATTCGCCGCAGAGGAGCTCCTCCGTCTGCAAGAACAGCGGCCGCGCCTCGCCGCGGACCTGGGGCGCGGAGAAGGAGAACGACCCGCGCGACGCGGCGCCGGCCGCGAGCGCGAGGACGCACAAGGTGCGctccagcggcggcggcggcggcggcgccaaaAGCTTCATGGCGCCCACTATCTCGGCCTCCTCCAAGGCCGTCGCGCCGGCTTTCACGCCAAGAAAGAAGGTATTCGGCGAGCGCAACAACGATGCCGTCCCTTCGTCGCCAGTGGACCTTGCGCACAGCAGTAAGCCCAGGGCTGCGCATCCGCTGCTGCCAGAAGAGGCTCTGGGCGTGCCGAGGCGTCTGCGGCTCTCACTGGACGGCGCCTCTGCCCTTCCTTCCGCGGCTGGGCCTGTCGTTTCGCGCGGCGCCCCGTCGTTCGGAGGTGACGAGGCCGCCGTGATGGTTGAGAATCCCGCCGTCTCCGAGAGCCACCACGACGTGGCTTTGGCGGACGCGGAGGTCGTGGCAGCCCCGTACGATCCCAAGACGAACTACCTCTCCCCGAGGCCTCGGTACCTCCGCTACCAGCCCAACCGCCGCCTCGAGATTTACCGTCATGGCGGCGGGAGCGTGCGGGGGCTCGAGGACATGTTCGCTTCCCAGAGCAGCAGCGAGGAGGTCGACACTGCGACCACCACGGAGGAGGAAGTATCCGGAGAAGGGCAGCCAGATGACTCCTCGGAGGAGGAGACCTCGGCTATGGCCCCTCCACCGGAGGCCAGAGCTCAGTCTACTGCTCCGGCCCTGGATCGCCTCCTGCTGCCGCAGCCCGCGCTGGATTCGCCACTAGCTCGGGTCCTGACACCGGAGCCGAAGGAGTCTCCGCGAGCTGGTGGCGTCTTGATACCTGAGCGGGAACGTGCAGTGAGCCCCGCGCGAGCTCGTCCCAAGAAGAAGAGGTCACCAGTGAGGTTCCTGCTTGCCCCTCTTGCTCTGGTTCTGTTGATGGCTGCAGCGTTTGTCTGTGTTCCACCGCCGCCGGGTTATCCGGTCATGCTGAACACCTCCATGTCAAAGGTGTCAGTCTTACTTTCAGTTCAAGAATTGCATCCTGTGGAGTTGGCTGCTAGGCTGAAGCAATGGTCTAGCAGTTCGTTGGACTTCGTCACGTCCTACTGGGAGGCTATTGCATCTTACCAAGAACGACCTGTCCTTGGTCCGCACTTGGCTGCCAATGttactgctgctgctgcagaaGTAGATGCAGATTACGCTGTTGGTTTCTACTACAGTGCTGCTCAGACAAGCCCAACAAGTTTGGAGTTGGGGACTCATGATGTTGTTTCAGAAAATGATACTGAGATGATTGCTGGGCCTGATGTGGAGGATCCGGTAACCTGTGATGACCCTGATGCAGAACCTATTGATGATATTGAAATGGAACAGGAAGATTTATCTGAGGTACCAAGTGCCATGGAGGAGGTGAATGTTGATGCAGTAGTAGAGGAGTTCGATGATGAGATGGCCGAGGAAGTGTCTGGTGGTAGTAGTGGAGAAGAGACGGCAGCCTTCATTCAGAATTCAGATATTCCTTCTCAATCCACTCCCGAGCCTGAACAGGCAAAGGGCATTGACGAGGTATCCTTGCAGCAAGATGTTCAGACTGAGGATTCTGAGGATCATGCTGATGGCAAGGAGGATCAGCCAGCGCAGCATGGTCAAAAGTTGGGATCAGATATGTGGTCAAGTTACTTGGACAAAGTATCGGATCCTGCTGCCATTGGTGCTGCTCTTGCTGCCATTATTGTTGCAGCTGTTGTGGCATTCCTTTACATGAGGCAGAAGCAAACTCGTGTTGCCTCCAATGAACCAGCTGAGCAGGTGGAGCAAGTTGAGCAGGTTGAACGAGTTGAGCAGGTTGAACAAGTTGATCAGGTTGAAACTCTTTCTGACTCAGGAAGTAGCCAGGGGCATGTTGTTGCCAAGGGTTCACTGTTTCACAGTCCTGGCGTAGAAGCCTCTGGCCCCTCACAGTATAGCAGCAGCTTGTCATCTGGGCTTGGCAGGAGGAGGAATACCAAGGGTGAAGGCCTTGAGCCAGTAGTGTCGAGGAGAGACTCGACAGCTCAATCCACATCATCTTATGGTAGTTTCACCACATACCAGAAGATCCCTGCCAAGAAA GGAAACAAGGAGGACGAAGCGATGACCCCAGTCCGGCGCTCCAGCAGGCTGAGGAATGTGAAAACTCCTGAATCTTAA